CGACCAGGGCGAGCACGCCGGCCGCGAGGCCGGCGAGCATGCCGCGGACGAGCAGGTTTCTTACCGTTGCGGAGTTCATCGAGTGCGCGGCGTCCCTCGTCAGTGGCAGGGGAAGCCGAGAAGGTGGCGTGCGTCGTGCACCCACTCGTGGACTCCCTCGCCGGAGACGACGGAGGTGGCGCCCTGTTCGGCGCCGACGAAGTAGAGCAGGACCAGCATCAGGACGCCGAAGAAGACGGCCCAGGGGGCGATGTCCTTCAGCGGCAACTTGGCGGGTACCACAGGGGTGGTGGGGGTCGGCTGGGCGACATGCTGCGCCATGGCAGGGCCTCCTCTGGGAGTTCGCGTCCCATCTCGGTGGTGCACAGGACGACGGCTCCGGGTCTGACTCTTGATGTGCCCCTCGAGGAGGAGCGCACCGTTCACAGTGGCGCGACCGTGCCGGATTTCCACCGGCTTCCGTGCTGACGTCGTCGATATCAGAGCGACGGTACCGCGTGTCGCCCGCTCGGCCAATACCGCACCGCCTGCCGTGATGTCGCTCGCAGCGGCCAAGTGGTGCGGATCACCGGCAGGATCGGGTGCTGACCGGAGGGCAGAGCGGGTGCT
The window above is part of the Streptomyces sp. NBC_00425 genome. Proteins encoded here:
- a CDS encoding CbtB domain-containing protein → MAQHVAQPTPTTPVVPAKLPLKDIAPWAVFFGVLMLVLLYFVGAEQGATSVVSGEGVHEWVHDARHLLGFPCH